A region from the Rosa rugosa chromosome 6, drRosRugo1.1, whole genome shotgun sequence genome encodes:
- the LOC133717515 gene encoding cell division control protein 6 homolog — MPSIADRSVELESNAVGSAGVSTPPKRRLRSNSSPMKLSPVKCMRVGISSVAKLRSVVVESERSVEEVVGSGGDLTPQKRKLRSDSSSPMKPRPVSSPMKCKSARRNLSACSSTPANGIEKYFSQKKPQAFCKPPVVAKPNWNPRDKEQMRIVKEALHLSTVPSIVACRDVELKRVLEFCKSCIEQEKAESLYVCGCPGTGKSLSMEKVKQLLVNWAGKGGFQEPDVLELNCTSLTKTSDIFTKILGKYQPQKKANGTTSLQLLQKLYSQKPQSDGTKMI, encoded by the exons ATGCCTTCCATCGCCGACCGCAGCGTCGAACTCGAATCCAACGCCGTCGGATCTGCCGGAGTTTCTACTCCTCCGAAACGGAGGCTGAGATCCAATTCGTCGCCGATGAAGCTGAGTCCGGTGAAATGCATGCGCGTCGGAATTTCTTCCGTCGCGAAATTACGCAGCGTTGTGGTCGAATCGGAGAGGAGCGTGGAGGAGGTAGTCGGATCCGGCGGTGATTTGACTCCTCAGAAGCGGAAGTTGAGGTCCGATTCGTCGTCGCCGATGAAGCCGAGACCGGTCTCGTCGCCGATGAAGTGTAAATCGGCTCGCCGGAACCTCAGTGCTTGCAGCAGCACTCCTGCAAAT GGAATTGAGAAGTATTTCAGTCAGAAAAAGCCTCAAGCCTTTTGCAAACCACCGGTTGTTGCTAAGCCGAATTGGAATCCCAGAG ATAAGGAGCAGATGAGGATAGTGAAGGAGGCATTGCACTTGTCTACGGTTCCCTCTATAGTTGCGTGCCGCGACGTGGAGCTGAAGAGGGTTTTGGAGTTCTGCAAGTCATGCATAGAGCAAGAGAAGGCCGAGAGTTTATATGTATGCGGGTGTCCTGGGACCGGAAAGTCCTTGTCCATGGAGAAAGTGAAACAGCTTTTGGTGAATTGGGCAGGAAAG GGTGGATTTCAGGAACCGGATGTGTTGGAATTGAACTGTACATCGCTAACAAAAACTTCTGATATTTTCACCAAG ATACTTGGTAAATACCAACCtcaaaagaaagctaatggcaCTACCTCTCTGCAACTTCTTCAGAAATTATATTCTCAAAAGCCTCAGTCAGATGGGACTAAGATGAT ATGA